A single genomic interval of Vulpes vulpes isolate BD-2025 chromosome 3, VulVul3, whole genome shotgun sequence harbors:
- the LOC140598079 gene encoding uncharacterized protein: MLLIILWWNEPGLVAIRVLPLTVWRGNPPTDGALPSLHALASYSKNVLLSDAGLSRAPWASTHLTSSPVGLQGEILHSSRYFLAGCPCTRRRTLLCSRAAAGRSGSRGRRAHLEGARAAPGRSCRGRGLRSRGLRGARGPAGRRQRLPSNHAAFTWSVHFQGPGGRADGDSCAPSPPRATPSPACLEATPPPLREALRPRAAALAGSRRSHARGHPRGCRPRRAPGARAGGGWRPRGEPSEAAAARGASPPAGPRARRPPKFGSGSVGGEMQPTPRFTEPCANKTRTSTHTDAAAARPGKSRDPPAAAARDRPLRGLQCVEVRGPPARQLFQLCLTYPGFQAGIDQEGVSPRSGDTPILSLPVVHTDSKDQWPGSGFIPASS; the protein is encoded by the exons ATGTTACTTATTATATTATGGTGGAATGAACCAGGCCTGGTAGCAATCAGGGTTTTGCCGCTCACTGTTTGGAGAGGAAACCCACCCACAGATGGGGCCTTACCGTCTCTGCACGCTCTTGCCAGCTACTCTAAGAAC GTCCTCCTTTCGGACGCAGGGCTCTCGAGGGCGCCGTGGGCATCCACGCACCTGACGAGCTCACCTGTTGGCCTGCAAGGGGAGATTCTTCACAGTTCTCGATACTTCCTAGCGGGGTGTCCCTGCACAA GACGGCGGACACTACTCTGCTCGCGCGCTGCGGCGGGTCGTTCGGGCTCGCGCGGCCGGCGGGCCCACCTCGAGGGCGCGCGCGCGGCGCCGGGGCGCAgctgccgggggcggggcctgcggagCCGCGGGCTGAGGGGAGCGCGCGGCCCGGCGGGCCGTCGGCAGCGGTTGCCTAGCAACCACGCAGCGTTTACTTGGAGCGTCCATTTCCAGGGGCCTGGGGGCCGCGCCGATGGGGATTCCTGCGCCCCGAGCCCCCCCCGCGCGACCCCCTCACCCGCCTGCCTAGAGGCGACCCCGCCGCCGCTCCGGGAGGCCCTGCGGCCGCGCGCAGCCGCACTCGCAGGCTCCCGGCGCTCCCACGCGCGCGGCCACCCTCGCGGCTGCCGCCCACGCCGAGCGCCCGGCGCGCGGGCTGGGGGCGGCTGGCGGCCCCGGGGCGAGCCCTCGGAGGCCGCTGCGGCGCGGGGCGCGTCGCCCCCCGCAGGCCCCAGGGCCCGGAGGCCTCCGAAATTCGGCTCCGGGTCTGTGGGGGGCGAAATGCAACCCACACCCCGTTTTACCGAACCCTGCGCAAATAAAACACGCACAAGCACGCACACAGACGCCGCCGCGGCCCGGCCGGGGAAGAGCCGGGACCCGCCAGCGGCCGCCGCTCGAGATCGGCCGCTAAGAG GATTGCAGTGCGTTGAGGTCCGAGGTCCACCTGCCCGTCAGCTCTTCCAG CTCTGCCTCACATACCCAGGATTCCAGGCGGGTATTGACCAAGAGGGAGTTTCCCCAAGGAGTGGAGACACTCCTATCTTATCGCTGCCTGTGGTCCATACAGACTCTAAAGACCAGTGGCCGGGAAGTGGTTTCATTCCAGCTTCCTCCTGA